The genomic stretch GAGACGGCCGGGCCACAAGCTTGTCCTTCAGGTCAAGGAGCAGGCGTTTGGCCGTCTTGGCGCCGATGCCGGGCACGCGGGTCAGGGCGGCCACGTCCTCGCGGGCAATGCATGCCGCAAGCTCGGCGACATCGTAACAGCCAAGCATGGCCAGCGCCGTCTTGGGCCCGAGCTTGGGCGCGCCGAGCAGGGTCACGAAGGCCTGCCGCTCCTCCCAGGAGGTGAACCCATAAAGAATGAGCGCGTCCTCGCGGACCAGGGTATGAATGAAAAGCCGGGCCACTTCGGCCCCGGAGCCAAGGGTCGACAGCCCTTGCGTGGTCAGGTGCACCTGATAGCCCACGCCCCCTGCAGTGAGCAGGACGCAAGACTCTTCATCGCGGCGCAGGATTGTTCCTTCAAGGTAGGCTATCATGTGTGGGAGCTATAGACGAGTTGACCCGTCTTGACCAGTAGGCTGGCCAGGGGTCTGGCCAGCGCTGACAGCGGCCATGAACCGAAAATGGTTCAAATGGCAAATGGCCAGGGCCAGGGCGTCTCCCGCATCCTCGGCCCAGTCCGGCCGAACGCCCAGAAGCTGACCGACCATGAACGAGACCTGACTTTTCTCCGCCCGCCCCGCGCCGACCAGGGACTTCTTGACCAGGGTGGGCTCGTACCCGAAGACCTCCACCCCATGCACGCCGCAGGCGGCCAGCACGGCTCCCCGCGCCTGGCCGAGCTTCAGGGCCGAAGCGGAGTTACGGGCGAAGAAGACATTCTCCACGGCCACGGCACAGGGGGTATGGGCGCCGATCAACTCGGCGATGCGCGTGTACATGAGGCCAAGGCGCGTGCTCATGGCCTCTTCCGAGGGACGCACCACACCCGCCTCCACCAGGGACAAAACCCCGGACCGCTCCCGCACAAGGCCGTAGCCCATGCAACGGGATCCGGGGTCAACGCCCAGGATGATGCGTTCCACTGCCATGCGGCCGGGCTACATCTCCGCCAGGAGTTCTGCCGGCAGCTCGAAATTGGCGTACACGTTCTGGACGTCATCGTTGTCGTCCAGCGCGTCATAGAGTTTCATGACCTTGCGGCCGGTCTCGACATCGACGGCCACCGTGGTCTGCGGGATGCGGTTCAGCTCCGCGCTCATGATCTCGATGCCTGCGGCCTCGAAAGCGCTTCTGGCGGTATGGAAATCCTCGGCCGCGCACAGAACCTGCCAGGAATCGTCGTCATCGAGCACATCCTCGACGCCGCCCTCAAGCCCGGCTTCAAGAAGTTGATCCTCGGTGTATTTTTCCTTGTCGAAGGCAAAGACGCCCTTTGTGTCGAACATCCAGGCCACGCAACCGGCCGCGCCCATGGACCCGCCGTTCTTGCTCAGGATGTGGCGCACTTCGGCCACGGTACGGTTCCTGTTGTCCGTGACAGCCTCGATGAGAATGGCCACGCCGCCCGGGGCGTATCCCTCGTACATGATCTCTTCGAGGGCCTCGGAAGCCAGCTCGCCCGTGCCCTTCTTGATGGCCGTCTCGATCTTGTCCTTGGGCAGGTTCACGGCCTTGGCGGCGTCAATGGCCGCGCGCAGGCGGGCGTTCATATCCGGATCGCCGCCGCCCTTGGCCGCCAGAATGATCTCCTTGCTGACTTTGGTGAACATCTTGCCACGCTTCAGATCCTGACGTCCCTTACGATGCTGGATATTCTTCCATTTACTATGTCCTGCCATACAATCCTCCGAAAAAAGTTATGCGGGCGGGGCCTCGCTGGCCGCGGGAACAAAACCCAAACCCAGGATGAATATTTCCTTGCTCTCCGCCCGGCTGCTTTTGGGCTTGAACATGCCGACCTTGGCGAAACGGACTTTAAGAGACTGCACAAAGGGCTGCACGTCCGGACCTTCGAAAACCTTGGCAATAAAGGTGCCGCCGGAAACCAGCCATTCCTCGGCCACGCCGAAGGCCGCTTCCACCAGCTGGATGGAGCGGGCCTGATCGGTGAACTTGGAACCCGTCGTCTTGGGGGCCATGTCGCTCATGACTACGTCGAAAGGGGCAAGCGCCTGCAAATGCCCGAGAAAAAGAGGAGTGCGGGCAAAGATGTCTTCCTGCAGGAAAATCACCTGTTCCGGGAAGCGGGTATCCGGCATGTTCAGGTCGATGCCCAGCACCCGACCTCCCGCGCCGACGCGTTCGGCGGCGTAAAGGGTCCAGGAACCAGGGCAGGCTCCGAGATCAAGTACTTTCTGGCCCTGGCGCAAGAGCTTGTGCGCCTTGTCCATTTCCTGAAGCTTGTATACGGAGCGGGCAGGATAATTGTCCTGCTTGGCCTTTTTGAAATAGTAATCGCGGTATTGTTTCATGCTTTTATGACCGGGGCAGCATCCCGACCACCCAAGCGAGCGCCTTCATGCCAGCCAGACCCATACGTGTAAAGTTGAAAAACGAACTCGGGAATTCTACATCGCTCCCCGCAGGAGAGCAATATCTTCATCTCCATGGCCAAGGCGAGGATCTGCTCATCACCTTTCCCGGACCGGAACCGGGCCTCTGCGCCCGTCACACGAGCGGCAGGCGCCGCGTCATGCGACTGCGCGTGCCGGGGATCGACGGCCAGATGCCCGAGTCATGGCACGCGGCTCTGCCTTCAGACTGGGAAGACATCACCCTCGCGCAGGCGCACAGCCTTCTGCCCGGCATGCGCGTACTCCACTATGCCCCGGCAAGCCGCCTCTTTCCTTCCATTTTCGCGCCCCTGATGGCCAAACTCGACCCGGCGCCCTTGATTCCGCCTGCCAAAAGTCTCTGGCTGCCCGGACCAAAAAACGCCCTGATCATCCCGGAACTGGCCCATGCGGCCAGGGACCTGGGCCTTGATACCAGGCGTCTGCCCGCAAGCCTCTCGCCTCAAGACCTGCGCCGTCTGCTGGAGCAGGAGCGCCCAAGCCTTTTTCTGAGCGTCAACTTCCACGGCCTGGACCCGTACGGGGAAAATCAGGCCCTGCTGCAGGCTGCGGGCGTTCCCACGGCCGTCTGGTGCGTGGACAACCCGCTGCACCTGCTTACCGATCAGAAGCATCAGCTCTGGAAGAACTTGCCACTCTACGTCACCGATGACTGGTTCGTCGAGCCCCTGCGCGGCATGGGCGCAGACGCGCGGCACCTGCCTCTGGGCGTGAGCCCGCGCTTCTTTGCCCCCGGTCGGCCCTGCCCTTCGGGAAACGACCTGACCTTTGTCGGCCGCTCGGCTTTCCCGGACAAGGATCGTTTCTTCGCGGCCTGCCGCATTCCGCAGGAACTGGCTAAAAAGGCTCAGGCCATGCCCGGGCGCGATGCGCATTTCGGATGGTGGCGTCAGCGCCTTCCAGGACTTGCGTTGTGGCCCGGAAACGACGTGCGGATCATAGGCCTTGGCGCGGAAACAGCTTCGGCCGCCTGGCGGCAGGAATGCCTCGCCGCGCTTGCAAAAGAGATCGACCTGACGGTTGTCGGCGACGAACAGTGGCAAGCCCTGTTGCCCGGAACCAGAATCCAGCCACCCGTGGACTACTACACGGGACTGGCCGATACATACCGCAACGCGTCCTTTTCCCTGAACCTGACCAGCCTGCTCCTGCCCCACGGCCTGACCCAGCGCCACTTCGACGTCTGGGCCTGCGGCGGCTTCCTGCTCACGGACAACACGCCCGGCATGAACATCTTCCCACGGGAACTGGCCCAGGCCGTGACCTTCAGCTCACCGAAAGAAGCAGCGGAACTCCTGCGCGCCCTTGCCGCCGACCCGAAACGCAAGGAAGATCTGCGCCGCGCCTGGCAAATGCATGTCCTGGAAGAACATGGCTATTGCCGCAGGCTGGCAAGCATCACGCGCGATATCATCCCATCATCCTCGACCACGGAGAATCCATGCAACCCCTGGACGTAAGCCTGATCACATATACCTATAATGACGGGCATTTTGTCGACGGCCTTCTGGATGAGGTTTCCAGTTGGACGCATCGCCCATCGGAAATAGTCATCTTCGACGACGGATCTTCCACTGCGTATTCTCCACCGCCCACCACCATCCCCACCCGGGTGTTTCGGTACGACACCAACCGCGGCATAACCGTGACAAAGCATGAAGCCATCTCGGCA from Desulfomicrobium apsheronum encodes the following:
- the ruvA gene encoding Holliday junction branch migration protein RuvA; the encoded protein is MIAYLEGTILRRDEESCVLLTAGGVGYQVHLTTQGLSTLGSGAEVARLFIHTLVREDALILYGFTSWEERQAFVTLLGAPKLGPKTALAMLGCYDVAELAACIAREDVAALTRVPGIGAKTAKRLLLDLKDKLVARPSLGPGRTAPVVSAASDCAAALVSLGYGRHDVDEVVRTVFENEPDLDAGSAIRQALKIFAAK
- the ruvC gene encoding crossover junction endodeoxyribonuclease RuvC, producing MAVERIILGVDPGSRCMGYGLVRERSGVLSLVEAGVVRPSEEAMSTRLGLMYTRIAELIGAHTPCAVAVENVFFARNSASALKLGQARGAVLAACGVHGVEVFGYEPTLVKKSLVGAGRAEKSQVSFMVGQLLGVRPDWAEDAGDALALAICHLNHFRFMAAVSAGQTPGQPTGQDGSTRL
- a CDS encoding YebC/PmpR family DNA-binding transcriptional regulator, which gives rise to MAGHSKWKNIQHRKGRQDLKRGKMFTKVSKEIILAAKGGGDPDMNARLRAAIDAAKAVNLPKDKIETAIKKGTGELASEALEEIMYEGYAPGGVAILIEAVTDNRNRTVAEVRHILSKNGGSMGAAGCVAWMFDTKGVFAFDKEKYTEDQLLEAGLEGGVEDVLDDDDSWQVLCAAEDFHTARSAFEAAGIEIMSAELNRIPQTTVAVDVETGRKVMKLYDALDDNDDVQNVYANFELPAELLAEM
- a CDS encoding RlmE family RNA methyltransferase — translated: MKQYRDYYFKKAKQDNYPARSVYKLQEMDKAHKLLRQGQKVLDLGACPGSWTLYAAERVGAGGRVLGIDLNMPDTRFPEQVIFLQEDIFARTPLFLGHLQALAPFDVVMSDMAPKTTGSKFTDQARSIQLVEAAFGVAEEWLVSGGTFIAKVFEGPDVQPFVQSLKVRFAKVGMFKPKSSRAESKEIFILGLGFVPAASEAPPA
- a CDS encoding glycosyltransferase family protein, which translates into the protein MPARPIRVKLKNELGNSTSLPAGEQYLHLHGQGEDLLITFPGPEPGLCARHTSGRRRVMRLRVPGIDGQMPESWHAALPSDWEDITLAQAHSLLPGMRVLHYAPASRLFPSIFAPLMAKLDPAPLIPPAKSLWLPGPKNALIIPELAHAARDLGLDTRRLPASLSPQDLRRLLEQERPSLFLSVNFHGLDPYGENQALLQAAGVPTAVWCVDNPLHLLTDQKHQLWKNLPLYVTDDWFVEPLRGMGADARHLPLGVSPRFFAPGRPCPSGNDLTFVGRSAFPDKDRFFAACRIPQELAKKAQAMPGRDAHFGWWRQRLPGLALWPGNDVRIIGLGAETASAAWRQECLAALAKEIDLTVVGDEQWQALLPGTRIQPPVDYYTGLADTYRNASFSLNLTSLLLPHGLTQRHFDVWACGGFLLTDNTPGMNIFPRELAQAVTFSSPKEAAELLRALAADPKRKEDLRRAWQMHVLEEHGYCRRLASITRDIIPSSSTTENPCNPWT